Proteins encoded together in one Solanum lycopersicum chromosome 7, SLM_r2.1 window:
- the LOC101268880 gene encoding transcription factor MYB114, whose product MKDKDVKTRMKRGFWKPEEDLILKNCVETHGEGNWATISEKSGLMRSGKSCRLRWKNYLRPNIKRGMMSEDEKDLIIRLHKLLGNRWSLIAGRLPGRTDNEVKNFWNTHLNNKRSCRGKKKHVKSKEANTQSTQGKMQEYPAETVSNQEVATKTALDSWIEEMQDLLSPPTMNNVPFLEDEPFIPILDDIVLLEAFTSTGKETWNEIQPFL is encoded by the exons ATGAAGGATAAAGATGTTAAAACAAGAATGAAGAGAGGATTTTGGAAACCTGAGGAGGATTTGATATTGAAGAATTGCGTCGAGACTCATGGAGAGGGAAACTGGGCTACCATTTCTGAGAAGTCAG GCTTAATGAGGAGTGGTAAGAGCTGCAGGTTAAGGTGGAAAAATTACCTCAGACCGAACATCAAGCGAGGAATGATGTCAGAAGATGAAAAAGACCTCATCATCAGACTCCACAAGCTTCTTGGCAACCG ATGGTCGCTAATTGCTGGTAGGCTACCTGGAAGAACAGACAATGAAGTTAAGAACTTCTGGAACACACATTTGAACAACAAGAGATCATGTAGAGGCAAAAAGAAGCATGTAAAGTCCAAGGAGGCGAATACTCAAAGCACACAAGGCAAAATGCAAGAGTACCCTGCTGAGACAGTAAGCAACCAAGAAGTGGCCACCAAAACAGCTTTAGATTCATGGATAGAAGAAATGCAGGACTTACTATCACCTCCGACAATGAATAACGTGCCATTTCTCGAAGATGAGCCTTTTATTCCCATATTGGATGACATTGTCTTGCTTGAAGCATTCACAAGTACTGGCAAAGAAACGTGGAATGAGATTCAGCCATTCCTTTAG